One Spirochaetota bacterium DNA window includes the following coding sequences:
- the mobB gene encoding molybdopterin-guanine dinucleotide biosynthesis protein B, whose translation MTNIVISIVGRSGTGKTTLLEKLVNELVKRGWRVGTIKHDVHGFTIDHEGKDSWRHKKAGAAITVISSPFSVAVMKDTDHDAEIDELVTKYFEDVDIVLTEGYKRSKKPKIEVFRKEAYNDLLCTDDDNLIAVATDTQLDVNVPQFNINDAREIVDFIEKQYLANRNRELIMLEVDGKPISMKPFLQTMLINAISGMIRSLDGCEEHKKIVVRIETGQDEKKVGRTNNLNKELSVT comes from the coding sequence ATGACTAATATAGTGATTTCTATTGTTGGTAGATCAGGAACAGGGAAGACTACGCTATTAGAAAAGTTAGTTAATGAGCTTGTAAAACGGGGCTGGAGGGTTGGTACTATTAAGCACGATGTGCATGGATTTACCATAGATCATGAAGGGAAGGATAGCTGGCGCCACAAGAAAGCTGGTGCAGCTATCACTGTCATATCATCTCCTTTTAGTGTTGCTGTGATGAAGGACACAGACCATGATGCCGAGATAGACGAACTTGTAACAAAATATTTTGAAGATGTGGATATAGTACTGACTGAAGGATACAAGCGCTCAAAGAAACCAAAAATTGAGGTGTTCAGAAAAGAAGCATACAATGATCTTCTTTGCACCGATGATGACAACCTGATAGCTGTGGCCACGGATACACAACTTGATGTTAACGTACCTCAGTTTAATATAAATGATGCAAGGGAGATTGTTGATTTCATTGAAAAGCAATATCTTGCGAATAGAAATCGAGAACTGATCATGCTTGAGGTTGATGGCAAACCAATTTCTATGAAGCCATTTTTGCAAACCATGTTGATTAATGCCATATCAGGGATGATACGCTCGCTTGATGGTTGTGAGGAGCATAAGAAAATTGTGGTGAGGATAGAGACTGGACAAGATGAGAAGAAAGTTGGTAGAACAAATAATTTAAATAAAGAATTATCTGTTACATAA
- a CDS encoding molybdopterin-dependent oxidoreductase: MKNRKLSRRTFVKETTGALLGSAGIATLMGIMGCKNNPNAIIESSRPDEPSILNNPENIIYSVCLNCNTGCGIKAKIQNNVAVKIDGNPYNPFNMVPNISMNTSVEEAAQIDAGLCPKGQAGVQTAYDPYRIVKVLKRDGPRGSNRWKSIPFDVAVKEIVEGGKLFAHVRGEENRNVEGLRSIMALKDGKVAKNMAEDIQKYWDEKNPQQKNQLLETFKRKYAEFINTLIDPDHPDLGPKNNQLVIAWGRLKGGRSDFIKRFGAAFGTTNLHGHTTVCQGSLYFTCKAISEQYIDGKFKDGQKFYWQTDLEHARYVLFVGANLFEANYGPTNRTVRLTANLASGKTKIAVADPRFSKLASKAHKWLPVKPGEDAALALAIIRWIIDNGKYDQRFLQCATKGAAKAIGEKSWSNATWLVEVKDGKPGKFIRGNGNTLCALVNGNPVFFDPNSENIQVYGDLFVDRQIFHDGKMIMVKSSLQLLKESASQNTFQKWCKIAGVQPQDVEDVCRELTTYGKQASVDIHRGPAQHTNGFYNVLAWMSVNMLLGNFDWKGGMIAASTYGYDGKKGGPFDLTKVKGKIEAFGVSSIRHGIAYEKTSLFEGYPAKRNWYPLSSDVYEEIIPSIGDAYPYPVKALILYMGTPAYALPAGHTNIEVLADVNKLPLFIANDITIGTSSMYADYIFPDLSYLERWEFQGSHPNMPNKVQPVRQPSIAPIPETVRVYGENMPISLEAMLMAFSESLGLKAFGPDALGDGLHIKRPEDFYLRAVANIAVGDGPGKDVPDANERELALFMQARRHLPKTVFDAEKWKAICGPYWKKVVYILNRGGRFEEYSHVYEGNHVKNAYGKLLNMYQEKTASNKYSGTGRSMPGIAVYLPQRNYKGDTLDDMSKGYDLHLITNRTVTQTKSRTTTNYWLKPIMPENGIIINKIDAERLGLGADDRVKVVSSTNPSGEWDLKNGSKKSMIGRVIITEDIRPGVISFVLGFGHWATGATDMVIDGETIDGDPQRGTGIHANAAMWTDPSLRNNTCLLDPVGGSVSFYDTKVRLIKV; this comes from the coding sequence ATGAAAAATAGGAAATTATCTCGCAGAACCTTTGTAAAAGAAACTACGGGAGCTCTTCTGGGAAGCGCCGGAATAGCAACACTTATGGGTATTATGGGTTGTAAGAATAACCCCAATGCAATTATTGAAAGTTCAAGACCCGATGAACCTTCGATACTGAACAATCCTGAGAATATCATTTATTCGGTGTGTCTTAATTGTAATACCGGATGTGGAATTAAAGCGAAAATACAAAACAATGTTGCTGTAAAAATCGATGGTAATCCCTACAATCCTTTCAATATGGTACCAAATATTTCTATGAATACCTCTGTGGAGGAGGCTGCTCAAATAGATGCGGGACTTTGTCCAAAAGGTCAAGCCGGTGTACAGACTGCCTATGATCCCTACAGGATAGTAAAGGTTTTAAAACGTGATGGTCCAAGAGGATCTAACAGGTGGAAAAGCATACCTTTTGATGTGGCAGTAAAAGAAATTGTTGAAGGGGGAAAGCTCTTTGCACACGTAAGGGGAGAGGAAAATAGGAATGTAGAAGGGCTCAGATCAATTATGGCCTTAAAAGATGGGAAAGTGGCCAAAAATATGGCAGAAGATATTCAGAAATATTGGGATGAAAAGAATCCTCAGCAAAAAAATCAATTGCTTGAAACCTTTAAAAGGAAATATGCAGAATTTATTAATACCCTCATAGATCCTGATCATCCCGATCTAGGGCCTAAGAACAATCAACTGGTAATAGCATGGGGCAGACTCAAAGGTGGTCGTAGTGATTTTATCAAACGTTTTGGTGCTGCTTTTGGTACCACAAACCTTCATGGCCATACGACAGTGTGTCAGGGTTCACTGTATTTTACCTGCAAGGCAATTAGCGAACAGTATATTGATGGGAAATTTAAAGATGGTCAGAAATTCTACTGGCAAACCGATCTGGAACATGCCCGCTATGTACTTTTTGTAGGAGCAAACCTTTTTGAAGCAAATTATGGGCCAACGAATAGAACTGTCCGACTTACGGCAAACTTAGCCAGTGGTAAAACGAAGATAGCTGTGGCAGATCCACGCTTTTCTAAGCTTGCCTCAAAAGCGCACAAATGGCTGCCAGTAAAACCTGGTGAGGATGCTGCACTGGCATTAGCAATTATACGCTGGATTATTGATAATGGCAAATATGATCAGCGTTTTTTACAGTGTGCCACGAAGGGAGCAGCAAAAGCAATAGGCGAAAAATCATGGTCAAACGCCACATGGCTTGTTGAGGTAAAAGATGGTAAGCCGGGCAAGTTCATCAGGGGAAACGGGAATACACTTTGCGCTTTGGTTAATGGCAATCCTGTATTTTTTGATCCTAACAGTGAGAATATTCAAGTTTATGGTGACCTCTTTGTTGATCGTCAGATTTTTCATGACGGGAAAATGATTATGGTCAAATCATCCCTACAGCTACTTAAAGAATCGGCAAGTCAGAATACTTTCCAAAAATGGTGCAAGATAGCAGGTGTACAGCCACAGGATGTTGAAGATGTATGCAGGGAGCTCACAACGTATGGCAAGCAAGCTTCAGTGGATATCCACAGAGGGCCGGCACAGCATACCAATGGCTTTTATAATGTGCTGGCCTGGATGTCGGTCAATATGTTATTAGGGAACTTTGACTGGAAAGGTGGTATGATTGCAGCCAGTACTTACGGATATGATGGAAAGAAGGGTGGTCCTTTTGATCTTACCAAAGTAAAAGGAAAGATTGAAGCGTTTGGTGTAAGTTCCATACGTCACGGTATTGCCTATGAGAAAACATCGCTCTTTGAGGGCTATCCAGCTAAGCGCAATTGGTATCCGCTTTCAAGCGACGTCTATGAAGAGATTATCCCAAGCATAGGTGATGCGTATCCCTACCCTGTGAAGGCACTCATCCTCTATATGGGAACACCTGCATATGCACTGCCAGCAGGACATACCAATATTGAAGTTCTTGCTGATGTAAACAAACTTCCACTATTTATTGCCAATGATATTACTATAGGTACTTCTTCGATGTATGCCGACTATATTTTCCCTGATCTATCGTATCTTGAGCGCTGGGAATTTCAAGGGTCGCATCCAAACATGCCTAACAAAGTGCAACCGGTACGACAGCCATCTATTGCACCTATCCCTGAAACGGTACGTGTGTATGGTGAGAATATGCCTATAAGCCTTGAAGCTATGCTTATGGCTTTTTCCGAATCACTGGGTCTTAAGGCGTTTGGTCCTGATGCATTAGGAGATGGTTTACATATCAAACGCCCGGAAGATTTTTATCTCCGTGCGGTAGCAAACATTGCTGTGGGTGATGGGCCTGGTAAAGATGTTCCTGATGCCAACGAAAGAGAGCTTGCACTGTTTATGCAGGCCAGGCGCCACCTTCCTAAAACTGTTTTTGACGCAGAAAAGTGGAAAGCAATATGTGGACCTTATTGGAAAAAGGTTGTATATATATTAAACCGCGGAGGGCGTTTTGAAGAATATTCTCACGTCTATGAAGGTAACCATGTAAAAAACGCCTATGGAAAACTGTTGAATATGTATCAGGAGAAAACAGCCAGCAATAAATATTCTGGCACCGGACGTTCAATGCCAGGAATTGCTGTATATTTGCCCCAACGCAATTACAAAGGTGATACGCTTGATGATATGAGTAAAGGATATGACTTGCATTTGATTACCAACAGAACAGTGACACAGACGAAGTCGCGTACCACCACTAACTATTGGCTTAAACCTATTATGCCAGAAAATGGCATTATTATAAACAAAATAGATGCAGAAAGACTTGGTCTTGGTGCAGATGATCGTGTTAAAGTAGTAAGTTCAACAAACCCGTCAGGTGAATGGGATTTAAAAAATGGAAGCAAAAAATCAATGATAGGCAGGGTGATTATTACCGAAGATATACGGCCTGGCGTTATCAGTTTTGTTCTTGGTTTTGGGCACTGGGCTACAGGAGCAACCGACATGGTAATTGATGGGGAAACTATAGATGGAGATCCACAAAGGGGTACTGGCATACATGCGAATGCAGCTATGTGGACCGATCCTTCTCTTCGAAACAATACGTGTTTATTAGATCCGGTGGGTGGTAGTGTGTCCTTTTATGATACAAAGGTACGCCTTATCAAAGTATAA
- the nrfD gene encoding NrfD/PsrC family molybdoenzyme membrane anchor subunit, whose translation MIAKLLSWIQVFNNETMLKKLKILWLCLFVPGVIGLLIKVISGERLAGYGSYVPWGIWIAVYFHAVGISGGAFAVGVIGYLKGIKGLRENLNTTLLVSACSLITGLLAIWLDLGRPFRAYRVGISPNFGSMLAFNAWMYSIFLVLVGIMLFLSVKRRQANVVNDKTGWLVPLLLLGLLLSIAYPSQSGAFFGVVDAKPFWSSAILPVLFLTSAITSGASALLLVYYYLRGESAAIDTPEQGPYPYLRKIILAGIAVYFMGEFSEYSLALWSPISHLKETIYLILFGKFWWVFWLIHVGGAIIGFYLIFNAQSVTKLAIGAFIIVTTFISTRLNILIPGQSIPELKGLNEAFTHARLNFNYSPTMVEYLITLFVIAFGLALFYFSHKILSTYIEKEN comes from the coding sequence ATGATAGCAAAACTTTTATCATGGATACAAGTGTTCAATAACGAGACTATGCTTAAAAAATTAAAGATCTTATGGTTATGCCTATTTGTTCCTGGAGTAATAGGACTTTTAATAAAAGTAATTTCAGGTGAACGGCTTGCGGGATATGGGAGCTATGTTCCCTGGGGAATTTGGATAGCGGTATATTTTCACGCTGTGGGTATTTCGGGTGGAGCTTTTGCAGTTGGTGTAATTGGGTATCTGAAAGGAATTAAAGGATTAAGAGAAAATCTCAATACTACACTTTTGGTCTCTGCTTGTAGCCTTATAACTGGCCTTCTGGCAATATGGCTTGATCTGGGACGTCCGTTTCGTGCGTACCGTGTTGGGATTTCTCCTAATTTTGGATCTATGCTTGCGTTCAATGCCTGGATGTATAGCATCTTTCTTGTACTTGTGGGTATCATGCTTTTTTTGAGTGTGAAAAGACGGCAGGCTAATGTAGTTAATGATAAGACTGGATGGCTTGTCCCCTTGTTATTGCTTGGATTACTGCTCTCTATTGCATATCCCAGCCAGAGTGGTGCTTTTTTTGGTGTTGTTGATGCCAAGCCATTCTGGAGTTCTGCAATACTTCCGGTGCTTTTTCTCACATCAGCAATCACTTCCGGGGCATCTGCTCTGCTTCTGGTTTATTACTACCTTAGAGGGGAATCTGCTGCGATAGATACTCCAGAGCAGGGGCCTTATCCGTATCTTAGAAAAATCATTCTTGCAGGAATTGCTGTCTATTTTATGGGGGAATTTAGCGAGTACAGCCTTGCACTGTGGTCACCAATATCACACCTGAAAGAAACTATCTATCTTATCCTATTTGGAAAATTCTGGTGGGTGTTTTGGCTAATCCATGTAGGTGGAGCTATAATCGGTTTCTATCTCATATTCAATGCCCAATCTGTTACAAAGCTTGCGATAGGGGCATTTATCATTGTTACTACGTTTATCTCAACGCGCTTGAATATACTTATACCCGGGCAATCAATCCCTGAACTGAAAGGCCTTAATGAAGCGTTCACCCATGCCCGTCTTAATTTTAACTACTCGCCAACAATGGTTGAATATCTCATCACCCTCTTTGTGATAGCATTTGGCCTTGCCCTTTTCTATTTTAGCCATAAAATTTTATCAACATATATTGAAAAGGAAAATTAG